CTGTTCAGTTACATCGTCTGTATCTGTGCTTGTATCCTCAGCTTGAACATTGTTGAAGTTTTCTCCCTTTGCTTCCTCCAACTTCATCTCTGCGAACGACAGAGACGGGTCCCAGACGACAGTCTCCCTTTCATCCAGCCCTAGCGCCAACTTTTGAGTCTGTTCCTGGGGACAAAGCTGTGAACTGTTCTCAGGCACATCAGTTATACCGTCAGCGCCACAGGCTTCCTGTGCAGAGGAGGCTGagtaaacattttgttctgtggCCTTGGGGCAAGAACAAGACTCTGAAGGAGAGCTTTTACAGCACCGAGCAGaactttttatgtctttgtttgcAGCGGAGCCCTGCGAGTCCTGCAGAGACAGCCTCTTCCGAACGGCTCGCGGCAGGTACAGGGGCTGGTCCGGCCTTTTAGGTGTTCGGCTTTGTGACAGGGCTGACGGTTTCGCCTTGACGTTGAGTTCCTTCACCACCCTGCTGCCAGGGGGCTCTTCAGAAAGGCAGCTGCTGGTCTCTACATCACTGTCTTCTTCTGACTCAGccctacagaaaaacaaacatcttcagTTGGGTTACGctgattttctttcaacaaccAGTCTCAATTTTCACACatcaaaaagtgacaaaaagacACAGCCTAGTGTTGCTTCTTGACAATACGGACCACCTTTATCTTGGTGGTTCGTATTATCCACCAAGATAATACGAGATAATACTAGATCTACTTCACTACTTTTCAATCGCAGAGgcatatatttaaaaaggaaaaacgtGTACCTGAGCTCAGAAGGGCAGACCACCACCCTACGGCACCAGCTCTCCCCTACAGAGAAGGTGGTGAGATCCGGTATGTCTTCTATTGTCCTGTGAATCAAGTATCGCAGTCTGCTGGGTAATGGCGGGAACAGAAGCACgctgcacagacacacacagagggcAGGCGGACAAAGACGTCAGCTTCTAAAGTAATACAAAAGTGGATCTCTAAGTGTTATAGGAACGGATGTCATACACAAGAAAGTACATCAAAAACCTACTAAAGACATCTCACTATGTAAATTCTGTGTTATGAGTGCTTTCCAAACAATTCAAATGAGTAGGAGTAAATCAGTGGATGACGGCTCATGCGTTTCGAAATGCTGACATTTTCACAGAGGACGTGATAAGTAAGCCAGGAACTTCAATCTTCTGATTGAGTCAGGAAcaggaaaatcaaaaaaattaaaaatcagaaatcagGTAAAAAGCAAGAGTAAACATTAGGAAACATCAGGAGGCGGAGAGAAAGTGAGTAAATGATACCTAACTTCAACTGCAAAGGACAACTGAAAATACAGTTCAAGGAAAGGCTCTGAATTCAGAAAGAATGTTTGTTCAACACTAACATCCTcattttgtgcagttttattattatatagaGTTTTAGTTTGGTTTCTATAGTTGGCTTTCGAAACTTAACTCAATACATGCTTGTCAGATTTTAAAGCACTCCAACATGACCGGCACATTACTTCAGAGAAGAAACAAATTGACAAACACGTTACAGAAAATTCATGGCAAACCATATCGCAATAGTGAGGCCCacttaaatcagattttagatGCTACATTTACAGTTGTTTTATCACTGGAATCTTGTAATAGGACACAGATATAgcaaaccaataaataaataaaagcaaatactAACATAGGCCAAGAACTACACCTTGGGGAACTCCTTTATTAATTGTCTGAAACATTTCTTCTCACTCTTACATATATCATGATTCTCTGGCAATATAGAGCAACATTTTGTCACTCCATAAGCCTAAAGATTTTGttgaagtttaaatgttttttgtttttttaattatagtaTGGTCAGATTTTCTGACTAAACTTTAGTCACTAAAGCAATCAAAGTAGTAACCACCTggattttagtttagtttcttaACAGCGCCCTCTTTGGGTCACAATGTCGGAGGTTCATCAGTATACTGTCGTCTAGGGAATCTGATGCGATACATGCATGTACAAGTTTATACAGAAGTGATGCTAAAATATGCGAGCGCTGAAACCGCTTGGAGCTTATTTAGTTGTAGAGTAGGCGAGCTATACTACTACTTACTGTTTAAGGTTTCTTTTCTGTTGGTATGTTTCCAGATCATCCAAAACATGAtgcaaaaactgattttcttgCTTTGGAAGATAAATGCCATCGTAACAAGGAAACGCCAGGGTGAACCAAGAGAAACGAAGActatttgttgaatttttattgGTCTGAACAGTCGAAATTAACGTACCATTGGCCTAACTAGCTAAAATACGACAGCTATTTTCAGAGTCTGCATTCGACAGTTGAATGCAGATTTCAACCGTCGATATCAGCAGTCAGATAGCATACTTTGGATAACGGTTCTGAATGAATGATAGCTTagccaaatgtttattttaacttacGGTTAACCAATGTTAAAAGAACAGAAGTAACATGTTTTAATGACCCCGCTACCATATTAACCCGAATAAGACATGTTTGCATTTATCCGCTTCCTCCTTCTTGCTGCGGGAGCAACGACATGTCCGGTatgtttctttcaaaataaaagcaacgtcaaaacaaaaacttgtcaAAAATAAGTTCACGtctatggaagcccgtttccgccactctgttaaaataaataaaataatgagatactatctcaaaataatgagatagtagctcaaaaataatgagatagtaactcaaaaataatgagatagtatctcattaatATGAGATAGttactcaaaataatgagatagtatctcattataatgagatagtagctcaaaaataatgagatagtatctcattaatATGAGATAGttactcaaaataatgagatagtatctcattataatgagatagtagctcaaaaataatgagatagttactcaaaataatgagatagtatctcattataatgagatagtaactcaaaataatgagatagttactcaaaataatgagatagtatctcattataatgagatagtaactcaaaataatgagatagttactcaaaataatgagatagtatctcattataatgagatcgTAGctcaaaaataatgagatagtaactcaaaataatgagatagtaactcatTAATATGAGATAGTAGctcaaaaataatgagatagttactcaaaataatgagatagtatctcattataatgagatagtaactcaaaataatgagatagttactcaaaataatgagatagtatctcattataatgagatagtaactcaaaataatgagatagttactcaaaataatgagatagtatctcattataatgagatctttttttttttttacagagtggcggaaacggcTCCCATACACGTCTAACCTTCTCATAAACTAGTAAGTTTAAAACACAGCAGGTGTGTCTCTTTAAAGAATAGTGTAatcaaatgttcatttatttcagtaattcaactCAAAATGTGAACCTTAAATACTGCGTGTTACACGCACCATTATTGGTGTAAACAGATGCTGATTTTCCAGTAAACAGGATAGAACAAGTAGGAGTGATGAGGCAGAAACAAATCTGTGCTTCACAAATCCCCATTTGTTACGCCGTATGCTACTGCATAAACAATGTacaatgtatttgtattttttttctgtacaccAACATGTTTACAGAAAGACAGAATACGGCTAAAGAGATTCGACTcgtgtaaattaaaaaaaaaaacaacgatcTAATCAACATAACCATATTACTTTCCAACAACTTCCAGAAGAGTTTAATTTCATAGCTGATAACTGACGGTATATTAATGAATCTGTACATAAGAACAGATTGCAACAGTTCCTGCAGCTTTATACCTCAGATAACTAGAACCGCGGTCGCGGCGCCCGTTAGTTCAGTTGCTATGACAccagtaaataaaacacaaaaaggactCTATAGAAACTACTTTAGCGACACTAAATACGTTTTTCAGGGTTATTTTgagaaaggggggaaaaaccACTCTCTACTAACCTGTAAACAGGATAGAACAAGTAGGAGTGATGAGACAGAAGCAAATCTGTGATTCACAAATCCTCCAAGAATCTGTTGTGAAGCCGTTTGTTGTCAGTTGCGCAGATTCTGGAGCGATTACAAGCTCACACTGCCTCCTACTGGTAGCTTTCTGATACTGAAATAACATTTGTTGCAATAGATGCCAACTTTCGATATTTGAAAAATACGTGAAAACATGTCAATTAATTCAATAGCAAAttagatgaataaaataataatcacatAACAAAACCATTACTTTTTCCTGTATGTATGCCTCATCTACATTATACACACTGCTACGTTTCAAGATCTCATGTTAATTTTGACGATAATGAAAACCAATTCCATTAGatgaaaatttgaatattatatTACATAGTtgattttatgcaacatttaCATTGTACAAGAAACGGATTTGTGTGGTTTCACGAATACTATTAAAGTGCACTTCTATATATTTTCAAagtcaaatctaaaataaaaccccTACACAAGATCTTCATTTCAGGTaactacaatttatttaaataaaacaagacaattaTGGACAATTGTGGAAGTATCctacaaacaaaatctaaacaatgTGCTGTAGAGCTTTCCAACTGTCTAATGCTAATGGATATTGTGATGGTACGTATGATGTATGCTGAAGCTGAATATATCACTGTCATGGAAATGAGACAGTTCCCAAAATGTGTTGGGGTTATTTAGAGGAGAACTTAGTAAACATGCTCCATCTTCAAAACCAGAAACATCTCAAATTTACAACTTCTAAAACAAGTTCCCACCCCCAAACACTTGCATTGTTTCACATAATTGAAAACATGGGTTCTGCAGAGGTCGCGACCCTCACATTGTTAATATTAACCATCCATAACCGATGTGATCGCAAACTGGGCCAAAACTTTACAACACATTGCCCGTCTTTAAATTTTCAAAGCAACACCTCAAACCTCTTGTAATGAATGTGGAGATGATGGCAATGAACACAATGGCACATTCTATAAAGCCTGCTCAACATTTTAGACGTCTTGAttagaaaaagacaagaaaaggcATGTACAAACATACACAAAGGCAAACAGGAGAGTATTTATAAATTACAGGAGGAAAAGATCACATGTAAAAGTACACATGTATTTCAGAAAGGGAGGTCTGGGTATACACTGAAGCAGATTAGGAGTATCTGGTCAGTCACCAGCCTGCACATTGAAATAAGACATAGAGCAAAATCATGCTCCAGAatagaaaaacactgaagacAGAGTACATTTCTGTGTTTCGGCACAGTCCTGACGATTGTTCAGCAGCCATTATTTAGTCATACTGCATGTTTTCAATATGcttatgttttctcttttgcaggAAGTATGCAATCTCATAATTTCAACTGCATGTAACAGCGGAAAAAACACACGTTGGACCCTCGGGATGTGAAGGTGACTCGATCGGAAAGGCTACAGCGGTCACCGGACGTCATCATGTGGCAAAAATCGTTTTATCTTCCAGATCCAATGCTTCTGTCTTCAAAGATGGTGATTTCCACCTGAAAAAGGGACAGTTAAGGAACGCAACGTTGGGAGATTTAAACACATATCTcgcataataaaaaaaatagatacattttgcTAGTTAATTGAATGATATTGGATTGtcttctgaaatatttatatatatatatatatttttttttacataaatgctTACACTGATGAGTTTATGTGGCATGTAATAAAACAGGGGTTTATAATTCTGAAAGCTTGGGAGATATCTttagaagttaaaaaaatgtttcttcataTACTTGATTTTATGTTGGAAAGATTAAGAAGTATTACTCTTTCGCTTAGGCTTAATGTAGgtaaaatttcttaaaatagattttctcaGTCAAAGAACGCAGGTGTTGAGTAAAATAAGTCAGGTTAAGGATACGACTCTAAGGCCTCTCTCTAAAGGGTCAGTCAGCAGTAAGCCTCTGGGAGCATAAATCTTCTCATTCTGGTCCTTGATGTATCTGGCAATCTTCTTTAACACCTGTagacagaaaacaacacagTTCAGAACAATGATGTGCTCAGATGAGATCAATTTCTCCACAAAGGAAACTGCGAGAAGCAATTTAGGCCAAGGAGAGAATCCCAGCAAAAGCAGTTTTACCTTTTCGTAGTGTGTCTCCATACACAGGAAGACGGTGTAGGCAGTCAGACAAGCCAAGCAGCCCTCCAGGTAAGACTTTCCTCCAAGCTTCTCCGCCTCCGCATACAGGTTGTTCAGAGTCTGCATGGTCTCCTCGAACTGCTGCTTATCCATCTGGAAACACAACAATGGTTTACATCCACTATACCAAAAATAAAGAACCGTaaccatataaaaaaaaaaaaaaaagtaaaatccacTTCATACCCTAGACTCCAGCTCAGAGGGAAACTTGGTCTGGAACTTGCATATTGTTCCTGAGCTGTAGTCTCTCTGGATGAAGACCTTGGAGGAAACAGCCGGCTGCTGGAGGTCCTGTAAGCTGTGGGTCTGGACAAATTTGAATCCAGTTAGCTCTGATTTTGGGTGGGAGCCAGCGAGTGCCCTGATCTGTTCATTAATGTTGTATAAATAGGATCTTAGACCAGTGTTTTACATCCTAGTATTTGGGTGCACATAGCTGCTTTTGAGTAAATGTTAATGGATGTTTATGGTcctttttgttataaaaaaaaaactaagtaaaatgagaacaaaaagaGTTGCCaggaaaaaactaattatttgcATTATGCCCACACTTCTGGttttaataatgtattttgAAGGGTTCATTTGTGCTGGCAGACCCAATTTctacttttgtattttgaatTGTGATTGCCAGGAGCACATTCAAGACGATAATATTACATCCATTCATAGAAGTACCTCGTTAAAATGATTACCTTCAACCTAAATCTGCcacagatataaatattttgtatgtgttttattATCATGAATAttctcttgttttatgtttagctGGATCTTCTGCTGTGGAAGTTTCAACAGCTTTTCTCTGGACAGCCCGAGCCAACAGGAAAACGTAATATTTACATACCGACTCATTAAAGTCATTAACTCTCCTGTCAAGCACTAGGCCCCAACTAGACCAGACCGGTAATTTTTTCTGGTTACGCCACTGGCCAAGAGGAAAACGTTGACGTTAGCGCGTTGCTAACTCTGTAAATAAGTCACTAAGCCACATAAAATTCTCACCAGTCATCGTAAATTCACGAgaattatttgttaaaactgaaacCCGAAAAATGTTTCTTACGTATGAAATGGTCGTTAGCTAAAAACAGGCTAGCTTACATTTCTATTGGTTATCCAAACACCCCcccaaaaatgacaaaaatgttaatatttacccCCTATAATAATTCAGTTACCATCTGAATCCGTGTTCATGACCATCTCAGCGCAAAGCTTTTAAATACGGATAAACCGCAAAGATTTACCTCAGCCATAGCCGACGCCTGTCCTGTAGCTCCAGCGCATCTGTATCCAAATACTTCCGGCCTgatattttcaaagtaaaagttcACGTTGAAGGGTTTTAATTTCACTGTTCAAGAGTGGAGATGCAGTGTTCGGTGTAATACAAAATGCAAGCTGGCAGCGCCTAATATCGTTTCCCAGTCACTTGCTgctaagtttatttttaaggtcTAGATTTTCCCCAACAACCAATTTTCTtcaattaaaaactcaaatttaagcTAAAATCGGTCACCCTTAGAAATATTAAGATGAAACTCGACACACCCAAGGAAGAAGTGCATTTTTATAAGCCACAAGTCAgctccagctgttttttttaaaaatgacctaTCATGGCAGTAAAATCCATCAGTAACAAAGCCACTTAGGGCTTCAGATACATTGTAACTCTGCTCatgtttaaacagttttcattacaaaaaaaaatacacagattattttaacaaactttatTGAATCATGTTCTTTTGATTCCAACAGGTTCCGTTCGCTGTATTTGCTTTAGTCGAACAGCCCAAAGCCCATGTCGTCATCTGATTCCTCAGACTCTTCCTTAA
Above is a genomic segment from Xiphophorus couchianus chromosome 20, X_couchianus-1.0, whole genome shotgun sequence containing:
- the LOC114135045 gene encoding golgin subfamily A member 7-like, which encodes MAETHSLQDLQQPAVSSKVFIQRDYSSGTICKFQTKFPSELESRMDKQQFEETMQTLNNLYAEAEKLGGKSYLEGCLACLTAYTVFLCMETHYEKVLKKIARYIKDQNEKIYAPRGLLLTDPLERGLRVVEITIFEDRSIGSGR